From a region of the Cucumis sativus cultivar 9930 chromosome 6, Cucumber_9930_V3, whole genome shotgun sequence genome:
- the LOC101217750 gene encoding transcription factor BIM2 produces MRTGKSNQEDDEYDEDELVGKREGPSSTSNAISSIGNSKDAKNNDKANAIRSKHSVTEQRRRSKINERFQILRDLIPHSDQKRDTASFLLEVIEYVQYLQEKVQKYEGSYQNWSGEPTKLIPWRNSHWRMQTFVGHQQSVKNGSASGPTYSGKFDDNNISISPAMLASSQNPLDSHSGRDILQEADITNKVPHPMSLEGNMHASIRSDTVLDHSLHIPISDPQATECPITNNASNQPEEMGIEGGTISVSSVYSEGFMNSLAQALQSTGLDLSQASISVQIDLGKRANKGMPFGTPIFKETGNPSSNHPAMANVGDLGSGDDSEQAKKRLRT; encoded by the exons ATGAGAACGGGGAAAAGCAATCAGGAAGACGACGAGTACGATGAGGATGAGCTGGTTGGTAAAAGAGAGGGGCcttcttctacttccaacGCTATTAGTAGCATCGGCAACAGCAAAG ATGCGAAGAACAACGATAAGGCTAATGCCATACGGTCGAAGCACTCTGTGACAGAGCAGCGCAGAAGAAGCAAGATAAATGAGAG ATTCCAGATTTTGAGAGATCTTATACCTCATAGTGATCAAAAGAGAGACACTGCCTCGTTTTTATTGGAG GTGATTGAGTATGTTCAGTATTTACAGGAGAAGGTGCAGAAGTACGAGGGTTCATATCAGAATTGGAGTGGGGAACCTACTAAGCTAATACCATGG AGGAACAGTCATTGGCGCATGCAGACTTTTGTTGGGCATCAACAATCTGTAAAAAATGGTTCTGCTTCAGGACCAACTTATTCTGGGAAGTTTGATGACAACAACATTTCTATTTCACCAGCCATGCTTGCAAGCTCACAAAATCCTCTCGACTCCCACTCTGGCAGAGATATTCTACAGGAAGCAGACATAACAAATAAAGTTCCACATCCTATGTCTCTGGAAGGAAATATGCATGCTTCTATTCGTAGCGACACTGTTCTTGATCACTCTCTCCACATCCCAATTTCTGATCCACAGGCAACAGAGTGTCCCATCACCAACAATGCATCAAACCAACCAGAAGAGATGGGTATTGAAGGGGGGACAATAAGCGTTTCAAGTGTTTATTCAGAAGG GTTTATGAACAGCTTGGCTCAAGCTTTGCAGAGTACTGGACTGGATTTGTCACAAGCTAGCATCTCTGTTCAGATTGATCTGGGCAAGAGAGCAAATAAGGGGATGCCATTTGGAACGCCTATTTTTAAG GAAACTGGAAATCCTTCCTCCAACCACCCAGCAATGGCAAATGTAGGGGACCTGGGCAGCGGAGATGACTCAGAACAAGCAAAAAAGCGGCTAAGGACATGA